A single Anopheles arabiensis isolate DONGOLA chromosome 2, AaraD3, whole genome shotgun sequence DNA region contains:
- the LOC120898284 gene encoding circumsporozoite protein-like codes for MNAGLSKIHFVNTTGVSLNDRFTTMTKPTVGFGAAPAIVEAPRPRANSVTRATESNRRLVDQWDQLHALQALGVKAVPVIRPARQRLQRNNSFAQHVKRTIDKLTGGVRRLPRSNSFTDIATMTADRLELLQRVRGRAPTISSRLGAVRSVSRGRSMSRGRSASRTRSNSRGRQPSLTRSNSQTNLRRAGSRTNLSRAGSRTNLTRAGSRNALNVVNRKPIAPNDARRRINRNNLLANRLGTVNNAATAITRGRSRSRSRVRGGAPAVAANVPAVAANGRARSRSRKRAGSRARAGSVNSRLGMNRTNEPAATAGGRAKGGRVTKRNRNGPRVNASIVGTRAGRPQKREAPKRKGAGGKAAKAAAARSNGAGANGAARGRGAAAAAATAAAPGRRGRSRSRRDNSRVRGRSASKNRTAHVKQQPKSREELDSELDQYMANTKSSLDKEMDQYMNGI; via the exons atgaATGCCGGACTAAGTAAAATACACTTTGTCAACACGACGGGCGTATCGCTGAACGATCGCTTTACCACCATGACCAAACCGACGGTGGGTTTTGGGGCGGCACCGGCCATCGTAGAAGCACCCCGTCCGCGAGCCAACTCGGTTACCAGAGCGACGGAAAGCAACCGTCGGTTGGTCGATCAATGGGATCAGTTGCATGCTTTGCAAGCCCTGGGAGTAAAG GCTGTCCCTGTTATTCGTCCCGCTCGCCAGCGGCTGCAGCGCAACAACTCATTTGCTCAACATGTGAAACGTACCATTGATAAACTGACCGGAGGCGTGCGTCGTTTGCCGCGATCAAACAGCTTTACCGACATTGCAAC AATGACCGCTGACCGCTTAGAACTGTTGCAACGAGTCCGTGGACGTGCGCCAACAATCTCGTCCCGGCTGGGCGCCGTTCGTTCCGTTTCAAGAGGACGCAGTATGTCGCGTGGACGCAGCGCATCACGCACCCGCAGCAACTCGCGAGGACGCCAGCCCTCGTTAACCCGTTCAAACTCGCAGACGAATCTGCGTCGCGCCGGATCGCGTACCAACCTCTCCCGTGCCGGATCGCGTACCAATCTGACCCGTGCCGGAAGCCGCAATGCGCTGAACGTGGTTAACCGTAAACCGATCGCTCCGAATGATGCCCGTCGACGCATCAACCGTAACAATCTGCTTGCCAATCGGCTGGGCACTGTTAATAATGCTGCGACGGCCATTACACGTGGCCGCAGCCGTAGCCGTAGCCGCGTGCGTGGTGGCGCCCCAGCAGTTGCTGCCAATGTGCCGGCGGTGGCCGCCAATGGTCGTGCACGATCGCGTTCCCGCAAGCGTGCCGGATCTCGAGCTCGCGCTGGAAGCGTGAACAGTCGGCTCGGCATGAATCGTACCAACGAACCGGCAGCCACTGCAGGTGGACGGGCCAAAGGAGGTCGTGTGACCAAGCGCAACCGCAATGGTCCACGCGTAAACGCATCGATCGTCGGTACACGCGCCGGACGCCCGCAGAAGAG AGAAGCACCCAAACGCAAGGGAGCGGGTGGTAAGGCAGCAAAGGCAGCCGCTGCCAGAAGCAACGGAGCGGGAGCTAACGGTGCCGcaagaggaagaggagcagcagcagcagcagcaacagccgccGCACCTGGCAGACGCGGACGATCTCGATCGCGGCGTGATAACTCTCGCGTTCGTGGACGCAGTG CATCGAAGAATCGCACCGCACACGTAAAGCAGCAGCCCAAGAGCCGCGAAGAGCTGGACAGCGAGCTGGATCAGTACATGGCCAACACAAAGTCGTCGCTGGACAAGGAAATGGACCAGTACATGAACGGCATCTGA
- the LOC120898285 gene encoding 26S proteasome non-ATPase regulatory subunit 11 — translation MAGAMMIDRAQSHSLNRQDMTNFARDLEVDENDEEQIRQKEQKILELGETYKKEGKAKELADLIKVTRPFLSFLSKAKAAKLVRSLVDLFLDLEAETGIEVQLCKECIEWAKQEKRTFLRQSLEARLIALYFDTGMYTEALNLGSQLLKELKKLDDKNLLVEVQLLESKTYHALSNLPKARAALTSARTTANAIYCAPKVQATLDLQSGILHAADERDFKTAFSYFYEAFEGFDSVQSSKALTALKYMLLCKIMLGQSDDVNQIVSGKLAITYSGRDIDAMKAVAEASHKRSLADFQDALKQYKKELEDDVIVKAHLGTLYDTMLEQNLCRIIEPYSQCEVSFIAEQIALPIAQVEKKLSQMILDKKFSGILDQGIGVLIVFEETPVDKTYETALETIQHMGKVVDTLYQKAKKLT, via the exons ATGGCTGGCGCTATGATGATCGACCGTGCCCAATCGCACTCCCTGAACCGGCAGGATATGACTAACTTTGCCCGCGACCTGGAGGTGGATGAAAACGACGAGGAACAGATCCGACAAAAGGAACAGAAAATTCTCGAACTCGGCGAAACGTACAAGAAGGAGGGCAAGGCCAAGGAGCTGGCCGATCTGATCAAAGTGACCCGCCCGTTCCTGAGCTTCCTGAGCAAAGCGAAAGCGGCCAAGCTGGTCCGTTCGCTGGTGGACCTGTTCCTGGATCTGGAGGCCGAAACGGGCATCGAGGTGCAGCTGTGCAAGGAATGCATCGAGTGGGCGAAGCAGGAAAAGCGCACCTTCCTGCGACAGTCGCTCGAGGCGCGGCTCATTGCGCTCTACTTCGACACGGGCATGTACACGGAAGCGCTGAACCTTGGCAGTCAGCTGCTGAAGGAGCTGAAGAAGCTGGACGACAAAAATCTGCTCGTCGAGGTACAGCTGCTGGAGAGCAAAACGTATCATGCCCTGAGCAACTTGCCGAAG gCCCGTGCTGCTCTCACGTCCGCGCGTACCACGGCCAATGCAATCTACTGCGCACCGAAGGTTCAGGCCACGCTCGATCTGCAGTCGGGCATTCTGCATGCGGCCGACGAGCGCGACTTCAAAACCGCCTTCTCGTACTTCTACGAAGCGTTCGAAGGGTTCGATTCGGTGCAGAGCAGCAAAGCGCTGACAGCGCTCAAGTACATGCTGCTGTGCAAGATTATGCTCGGCCAGTCGGATGACGTGAACCAGATCGTCAGTGGCAAGCTG GCCATTACGTACTCCGGGCGCGATATCGACGCCATGAAGGCGGTCGCGGAAGCATCGCACAAACGCTCCCTGGCCGACTTTCAGGACGCGCTGAAGCAGTACAAGAAAGAGCTGGAGGATGATGTGATTGTGAAGGCGCACCTGGGCACACTGTACGACACGATGCTCGAGCAGAACCTGTGCCGCATCATCGAACCGTACTCGCAGTGCGAGGTGAGCTTCATCGCGGAACAGATTGCCCTGCCCATCGCCCAGGTCGAGAAGAAGCTGTCACAGATGATCCTGGACAAGAAGTTTAGCGGCATCCTGGACCAGGGCATCGGTGTGCTGATCGTGTTCGAGGAAACGCCGGTCGACAAAACGTACGAGACTGCACTGGAAACGATACAGCACATGGGCAAGGTGGTCGACACGCTCTACCAGAAGGCAAAGAAGCTGACGTAA
- the LOC120898288 gene encoding transmembrane protein 68-like isoform X1, producing MSSADDVLTLSNETVGNSTFFAYLGQYIDLDYSIWLSRLLTPVLVTFLLPCAFVLLIYCTISFLYIYKLHSRFILQVYNEGDFDFWDVARTLVAVVWDAHGWIFHGKSLCFRIPLTNSIDTPLFPAGYEVCGMENLPETGPALIIYYHGAIPIDMYYFTARIYLKRQRLIYTVGDRFLNKVPGWKLLARVMKISPGTVQSCASVLRDGNMLSIAPGGVYEAQFGDSNYELLWRQRVGFAKVAIESKAPIIPMFTENLREGFRSVGLAKRLFIRLYNAVRFPVRPIYGGFPVKFRTHLGTPIPYDPALSPEDLQEKVAYAIEELINKHQRIPGSIFHALLDRFISPKPKVG from the exons ATGAGCTCGGCGGACGATGTACTAACCCTGAGCAATGAGACTGTAGGCAATTCTACCTTTTTCGCGTACCTCG GACAATACATTGACTTGGACTACTCGATATGGCTGTCGCGGTTGCTAACGCCGGTGCTGGTTACATTCCTACTGCCTTGCGCATTTGTGCTGTTGATTTACTGTACCATATCATTTCTCTACATTTACAAGCTGCACAG TCGCTTTATATTGCAGGTCTACAATGAGGGTGACTTTGACTTTTGGGACGTGGCCCGCACCCTAGTCGCCGTTGTGTGGGATGCCCATGGTTGGATATTTCATGGTAAGAGCCTTTGCTTTAGAATTCCGCTTACCAATTCAATCGACACCCCCCTCTTTCCCGCAGGATACGAAGTATGCGGAATGGAAAACCTGCCCGAAACGGGCCCAGCCCTTATCATCTACTATCACGGTGCAATACCGATCGATATGTACTACTTTACCGCACGCATTTACCTGAAGCGGCAGCGTCTGATTTACACCGTCGGCGATCGGTTTCTGAACAAAGTGCCCGGCTGGAAGCTGCTGGCCCGCGTCATGAAGATCAGCCCGGGCACGGTACAGTCGTGCGCGAGCGTACTGCGCGACGGCAACATGCTGTCGATTGCGCCGGGCGGTGTGTACGAGGCCCAGTTCGGCGACAGCAACTACGAGCTGCTCTGGCGGCAACGGGTCGGGTTCGCTAAGGTTGCCATCGAATCGAAAGCG CCCATCATTCCCATGTTTACGGAGAATCTGCGCGAAGGTTTCCGCTCCGTCGGGCTAGCGAAGCGTCTGTTCATCCGGCTGTACAATGCGGTCCGGTTTCCGGTGCGCCCGATCTACGGTGGCTTTCCGGTAAAGTTCCGCACGCATCTCGGCACCCCGATACCGTACGACCCGGCGCTGTCGCCCGAGGATCTGCAGGAAAAGGTCGCGTACGCGATCGAGGAGCTGATCAACAAGCATCAGCGAATACCGGGCAGCATCTTCCATGCGCTGCTGGACCGTTTCATCTCCCCAAAGCCAAAGGTCGGCTGA
- the LOC120898288 gene encoding transmembrane protein 68-like isoform X2: MSSADDVLTLSNETVGNSTFFAYLGQYIDLDYSIWLSRLLTPVLVTFLLPCAFVLLIYCTISFLYIYKLHSRFILQVYNEGDFDFWDVARTLVAVVWDAHGWIFHGYEVCGMENLPETGPALIIYYHGAIPIDMYYFTARIYLKRQRLIYTVGDRFLNKVPGWKLLARVMKISPGTVQSCASVLRDGNMLSIAPGGVYEAQFGDSNYELLWRQRVGFAKVAIESKAPIIPMFTENLREGFRSVGLAKRLFIRLYNAVRFPVRPIYGGFPVKFRTHLGTPIPYDPALSPEDLQEKVAYAIEELINKHQRIPGSIFHALLDRFISPKPKVG, encoded by the exons ATGAGCTCGGCGGACGATGTACTAACCCTGAGCAATGAGACTGTAGGCAATTCTACCTTTTTCGCGTACCTCG GACAATACATTGACTTGGACTACTCGATATGGCTGTCGCGGTTGCTAACGCCGGTGCTGGTTACATTCCTACTGCCTTGCGCATTTGTGCTGTTGATTTACTGTACCATATCATTTCTCTACATTTACAAGCTGCACAG TCGCTTTATATTGCAGGTCTACAATGAGGGTGACTTTGACTTTTGGGACGTGGCCCGCACCCTAGTCGCCGTTGTGTGGGATGCCCATGGTTGGATATTTCATG GATACGAAGTATGCGGAATGGAAAACCTGCCCGAAACGGGCCCAGCCCTTATCATCTACTATCACGGTGCAATACCGATCGATATGTACTACTTTACCGCACGCATTTACCTGAAGCGGCAGCGTCTGATTTACACCGTCGGCGATCGGTTTCTGAACAAAGTGCCCGGCTGGAAGCTGCTGGCCCGCGTCATGAAGATCAGCCCGGGCACGGTACAGTCGTGCGCGAGCGTACTGCGCGACGGCAACATGCTGTCGATTGCGCCGGGCGGTGTGTACGAGGCCCAGTTCGGCGACAGCAACTACGAGCTGCTCTGGCGGCAACGGGTCGGGTTCGCTAAGGTTGCCATCGAATCGAAAGCG CCCATCATTCCCATGTTTACGGAGAATCTGCGCGAAGGTTTCCGCTCCGTCGGGCTAGCGAAGCGTCTGTTCATCCGGCTGTACAATGCGGTCCGGTTTCCGGTGCGCCCGATCTACGGTGGCTTTCCGGTAAAGTTCCGCACGCATCTCGGCACCCCGATACCGTACGACCCGGCGCTGTCGCCCGAGGATCTGCAGGAAAAGGTCGCGTACGCGATCGAGGAGCTGATCAACAAGCATCAGCGAATACCGGGCAGCATCTTCCATGCGCTGCTGGACCGTTTCATCTCCCCAAAGCCAAAGGTCGGCTGA